The Gadus macrocephalus chromosome 13, ASM3116895v1 genome includes a window with the following:
- the zbtb49 gene encoding zinc finger and BTB domain-containing protein 49 isoform X2, which produces MDTLSSHSSHLLQQLQEQRIQGLLCDCMLVVKGVCFKAHKNVLAAFSSYFRSLFQNSPSQKNDVFHLVIQDVSGIGQVLDYMYTSHLDINQDNVQALLDIAQCLQVPNLLTMCNAFLKPCPPPADTTSFSILNSEHDCLLGGGLPHHIDLHCPTSEAQRSGCNNNSDPKGLHLPARHGSSNCDGTQAPVEKQLVHGYKLRNFYSKQYFKESAAQNNQESNQGPSPLLDVGDQQQQSQSLVISQGTHSLTPVCSASTAHQIPTCGATMVEKNTTDASSPSTAPSAAAAPNSAPESEDKNKLVRPKKTLYLKKYNYLRSQKALEEMYAESVSEPVLCVPSREIHREEPPTQSQGPEVLPTEGPSRDTEGVQEAAPEIQLPSPPPADLEEDDPKKTSDTLKQTGHKQYCCTVCGKIFKHPSNLELHKRSHTGEKPFQCNVCGKNFSQAGNLQTHLRRHTGEKPYICELCGKSFAAAGDVQRHIVVHTGQKPHLCDICGRGFSNFSNLKDHKKTHTTDKTFTCDQCGKSFNMQRKLLKHKVRHAGDKTHHCDTCGKSFIGSGDLRRHMRSHTGERPYVCDGCGKSFTRSALMRRHSRMHCKGARETSPGTPERPCTSGGSGSASAKPPAPPSSVGPPFSGLMPHTGGSKSSSPHQPRAVGTPSPSGHRHAATTSTCLPELRLLVPHHLLASNHTGKCPPPPPGADHLKLAKHALPQEALYGPYVEGGVVAMEAGGSIVGRAYLHPTDGHSPLTASTKAASGTYRAGEGQLISSVTLWGLAMKTLQNDNDMEP; this is translated from the exons ATGGATACGCTGTCCAGTCACAGTTCTCACCTTCTTCAGCAACTCCAAGAGCAGAGGATCCAGGGTCTGCTCTGTGACTGCATGCTTGTGGTCAAAGGTGTCTGCTTCAAAGCTCACAAAAATGTCTTGGCTGCCTTCAGTTCTTATTTCAG GTCCTTGTTCCAAAACTCCCCCAGTCAGAAGAATGATGTGTTTCACCTGGTTATTCAAGATGTCAGTGGCATCGGACAAGTTCTGGACTATATGTACACCTCCCATCTGGACATCAACCAGGATAATGTCCAGGCTCTTCTGGACATCGCCCAGTGTTTGCAGGTCCCAAACCTCCTGACCATGTGCAATGCTTTCCTCAAGCCATGTCCGCCACCAGCAGATACCACATCATTCTCTATTCTGAACTCTGAACATGACTGCCTCTTGGGAGGGGGGCTTCCCCATCACATCGACCTCCACTGCCCTACATCTGAAGCTCAAAGATCAGGCTGCAACAACAACTCGGACCCTAAAGGTCTGCACCTTCCAGCGCGCCATGGCAGCTCAAATTGTGATGGCACACAGGCTCCTGTGGAGAAGCAGTTGGTCCATGGCTACAAACTTCGCAACTTCTATAGCAAGCAGTACTTTAAAGAGAGCGCAGCACAGAACAACCAAGAATCAAATCAAGGCCCCAGCCCTTTGCTGGACGTGGGAGATCAGCAACAGCAGAGTCAATCACTTGTGATCAGCCAAGGCACCCATAGTCTCACCCCTGTGTGCTCCGCGAGCACGGCCCATCAAATACCTACATGCGGGGCCACGATGGTGGAAAAGAATACCACTGACGCATCGTCACCATCCACGGCACCGTCGGCTGCAGCAGCCCCCAATTCAGCCCCTGAATCGGAAGACAAAAACAAGTTGGTGCGCCCCAAGAAGACGCTGTACCTGAAGAAGTACAACTACCTGCGGTCTCAGAAGGCCTTGGAAGAGATGTATGCCGAGTCGGTCAGCGAGCCGGTACTTTGCGTTCCCAGTCGAGAGATCCACCGGGAGGAGCCTCCCACTCAGAGCCAAGGACCGGAGGTTCTCCCCACAGAGGGCCCATCACGGGACACAGAGGGGGTTCAGGAGGCAGCGCCCGAGATCCAGCTACCCAGTCCCCCCCCTGCGGACCTTGAGGAAGACGACCCAAAGAAGACCTCGGACACCCTGAAGCAGACGGGACACAAGCAGTACTGCTGCACCGTGTGTGGAAAGATCTTCAAACACCCCAGCAACCTGGAGCTTCACAAACGCTCCCATACCG GTGAAAAGCCCTTCCAGTGCAACGTTTGCGGAAAGAACTTTTCACAG GCTGGAAACTTACAGACACACTTGCGCCGACACACTGGagagaagccgtacatctgtGAGCTATGCGGGAAGAG CTTTGCTGCAGCAGGAGATGTCCAGCGACATATTGTGGTCCACACCGGCCAGAAGCCACACCTGTGCGATATATGTGGGAGAG GTTTCAGCAACTTCAGCAATCTCAAAGACCACAAAAAGACCCACACCACAGACAAGACATTCACCTGTGACCAGTGTGGAAAGTCTTTCAACATGCAGAGGAAGCTGCTGAAGCACAAGGTCCGCCACGCTGGGGACAAAACGCACCACTGTGACACCTGCG GGAAGTCCTTCATCGGCTCAGGGGACCTGCGCCGCCACATGCGGTCCCACACGGGGGAGAGACCCTACGTCTGCGACGGCTGCGGCAAAAGTTTCACCCGCTCCGCCCTGATGAGAAGACACAGCCGCATGCACTGCAAGGGAGCCCGAGAGACCAGCCCCGGAACCCCGGAGCGGCCCTGCACCTCCGGAGGATCCGGCAGTGCGTCGGCCAAACCCCCAGCGCCTCCGTCCTCCGTGGGTCCGCCCTTCTCCGGCCTGATGCCCCACACGGGGGGAAGCAAGTCTTCATCCCCGCACCAACCCAGAGCTGTAGGGACTCCGTCTCCGAGCGGTCACCGCCACGCtgctaccacctccacctgcctcCCCGAGCTGCGCTTGCTCGTCCCGCACCACCTCCTCGCCTCCAACCACACGGGGAAGtgtccgccgccgcctcctggCGCCGACCACCTTAAGCTGGCCAAACATGCCCTGCCGCAGGAGGCCCTCTATGGCCCCTATGTGGAGGGCGGCGTGGTGGCCATGGAGGCGGGTGGCAGTATCGTAGGGAGGGCCTACCTCCATCCAACAGACGGTCACAGTCCGCTCACAGCGTCCACTAAGGCCGCTAGTGGCACCTACAGGGCAGGGGAGGGTCAGTTAATCTCCAGCGTTACCTTATGGGGCCTGGCTATGAAGACTCTGCAGAATGACAATGACATGGAGCCGTGA
- the tmem128 gene encoding transmembrane protein 128 — translation MLDNSEFATLRNRFRRDAELLLQGSTLDENEEKGKKEEEAKSLPRFNRHSVFWIMASVAVTYYVDFLSVLMQSEDIKSWWFNVGLTLLGICLTLAGFCIVYLEWYKGITHYDQEYPAIPPLTTAAFIAASCSLNIALWPVWSFFTPLILFTQFMGIVMLISLLG, via the exons ATGCTCGACAACAGTGAATTTGCAACTTTACGAAACAGATTCAGGAGAGATGCCGAACTTCTTCTGCAAGGATCTACATTGGATGAAAATGAGGAAAAGG GTAAAAAGGAAGAAGAGGCAAAATCTCTCCCACGCTTTAACAGACATTCTGTCTTCTGGATAATGGCGTCCGTGGCTGTCACATATTATGTCGACTTCCTGAGCGTTCTCATGCAGAGCGAAGACATCAAAAG TTGGTGGTTTAATGTGGGTTTGACACTCCTTGGTATCTGCCTTACCCTGGCCGGGTTTTGCATTGTGTACCTGGAGTGGTATAAAGGCATCACGCACTATGACCAGGAATACCCTGCCATCCCCCCCCTTACCACAGCAGCCTTCATTGCAGCGTCTTGCAG TTTGAACATAGCACTGTGGCCAGTTTGGTCGTTCTTCACACCGCTCATCCTGTTCACTCAGTTCATGGGCATAGTGATGCTCATCTCGCTACTTGGCTAA
- the drd5a gene encoding D(1B) dopamine receptor: MEHWTAVTLERQMDDMDNTGKYLPSVHEGEPGAAPLGETMWNVTETKVTSHGRKELLSRTVTGCLLALLILWTLLGNIMVCSAVLRFRHLRTKVTNIFIVSLALSDLFVAVLVMPWKAVAEVAGYWPFGTFCNVWVAFDIMCSTASILNLCIISVDRYWAISSPFRYERKMTQRVAFVMISVTWTLSVIISFIPVQLNWHKASDDEMTGTHSNSSAVEPKEENCDSSLNREYAISSSLISFYIPVAIMIVTYTRIYRIAQIQIRRIASLERAAEHAQSCRSNRLECQHHNTLKTSIKRETKVLKTLSVIMGVFVCCWLPFFILNCMVPFCEKPTAEHPAPGLPCVSETTFDVFVWFGWTNSSLNPIIYAFNAEFRKAFASLLGCRNFCSNTPVETVNISNELVSYNQDTLTHKEIVNAYVNMIPNVVECIDHEETFDRISQLSHNNEIATDSVCDLDDCEADISLDRMSSFTPNGIH, encoded by the coding sequence ATGGAGCACTGGACTGCAGTTACACTTGAACGACAAATGGATGATATGGATAACACCGGGAAGTACCTTCCTTCGGTGCACGAGGGTGAACCCGGGGCAGCACCTCTCGGAGAGACGATGTGGAACGTCACCGAAACGAAGGTAACATCCCACGGCCGAAAGGAGTTACTCTCCAGGACAGTGACGGGTTGCTTGCTTGCACTGCTGATCCTGTGGACCCTGTTGGGTAACATTATGGTTTGCTCCGCGGTGCTGCGTTTTCGCCACCTTCGGACCAAAGTCACCAATATTTTCATCGTGTCCTTGGCGTTATCGGATTTATTTGTGGCGGTGCTGGTGATGCCGTGGAAGGCCGTTGCCGAGGTGGCGGGGTATTGGCCTTTTGGTACTTTCTGTAACGTGTGGGTGGCTTTTGACATTATGTGCTCCACGGCGTCGATCCTTAACCTCTGCATCATCAGCGTGGATAGATACTGGGCCATCTCGAGTCCCTTCCGATACGAGAGGAAAATGACCCAGCGAGTGGCCTTCGTGATGATCAGCGTCACGTGGACGTTGTCTGTCATCATCTCATTCATACCCGTCCAACTTAACTGGCACAAAGCCAGCGATGACGAAATGACCGGGACGCACAGCAACTCTTCCGCTGTTGAGCCAAAAGAGGAGAACTGCGACTCGAGTCTTAACAGAGAATACGCGATATCGTCGTCCTTGATCAGTTTCTACATCCCCGTGGCGATCATGATTGTGACTTACACCCGAATTTACCGGATCGCCCAGATCCAGATCCGGAGGATCGCGTCCCTGGAGCGGGCGGCCGAGCACGCACAGAGCTGCAGGAGCAATAGGTTAGAGTGCCAACACCACAACACCTTGAAAACATCCATTAAAAGGGAAACCAAAGTTCTAAAAACCCTGTCCGTGATCATGGGTGTCTTCGTGTGCTGCTGGCTGCCCTTCTTTATCCTCAACTGCATGGTCCCCTTCTGCGAGAAGCCAACCGCAGAGCACCCGGCCCCGGGGCTGCCGTGCGTCAGCGAGACCACCTTCGATGTGTTCGTGTGGTTCGGGTGGACCAACTCCTCGCTCAACCCCATCATTTACGCGTTCAACGCTGAGTTCAGGAAGGCTTTCGCGAGTCTCCTGGGCTGTCGCAACTTCTGCTCCAACACGCCAGTAGAAACGGTTAATATTAGCAACGAGCTGGTCTCATACAATCAGGACACCCTGACCCACAAGGAAATAGTGAACGCGTACGTGAATATGATTCCAAACGTTGTGGAATGCATTGACCACGAGGAGACGTTCGACCGAATATCACAGCTTTCCCATAATAATGAAATCGCCACTGACTCGGTTTGCGACCTGGACGACTGTGAGGCAGATATCAGTCTTGACAGAATGTCATCGTTTACACCTAATGGGATACACTGA
- the otop1 gene encoding proton channel OTOP1, with the protein MVEHSGLDIMCLNKYCNSSSSSSCSEHEKKTFTKIKLNLSADYPRKSSEILSGQYGTNVLLIGLALMLAIAHHGPSVTEENLLSFITCLMIIQLMWMMWYIWIRDRKSELQTEKDVHATTCWIRGGLTLLALLSLIMDAFRIGHYVGFNSCVSHVLGVYPVVHATHTIAQVHFLWFHIKDVIKNLETFERFGVIHAVFTNLLLWCNGVMSEAEHFLDNHKRRLYAQGYGNLTIVHSEPDCNCTTSACSMFSNSLYYLYPFNIEYHIFVSAMLYVMWKNIGRVIDLTSNRKRSATKNQGLILGPILGLVALASTIGVLVVYVIHVEESLQMRQSAISMFYCYGIIMLVFMCSAGASGLLIYRTDHMPTDTSENPSRQLDTELLFGSSVGSWLMSWCSVVAVLGSTSSPPYRWTNLIYSLFIILEKCVQNLFIIESLYRHRDDREDPDLPATPKIFSVTSSLAPPYNGILNRAYETPERDCVTMDSEQVESGQVYRSPRKPSKVPLTEGTVVEPPCAKRQILKNIAIFLLMCNISLWILPAFGCRPQYDNGLEQEAFGFSIWTTVLNFAVPMNLFYRMHSVASLFEVFRRA; encoded by the exons ATGGTGGAACACAGTGGCCTGGATATCATGTGTTTGAACAAGTATTGCAACAgctcgtcctcgtcgtcctgCTCCGAGCACGAGAAGAAGACATTCACCAAGATCAAGCTCAACTTGTCGGCGGACTATCCGAGGAAGAGCTCGGAGATCCTCAGTGGCCAATATGGCACCAACGTGCTACTGATCGGGTTGGCGCTGATGCTGGCCATTGCCCACCATGGACCCTCTGTTACGGAGGAGAACCTGTTGTCGTTCATCACCTGCCTTATGATCATCCAGTTGATGTGGATGATGTGGTACATCTGGATTAGGGACAGGAAGAGTGAGCTCCAGACGGAGAAAGATGTGCACGCCACGACCTGCTGGATAAGAG GTGGTTTAACTCTTCTTGCACTGCTATCATTGATCATGGACGCGTTCCGTATTGGTCATTACGTGGGCTTCAATTCCTGTGTGTCGCATGTGCTTGGAGTCTACCCTGTTGTCCATGCAACCCACACAATAGCACAG GTGCATTTTCTATGGTTTCACATCAAGGATGTCATCAAGAACTTGGAAACATTTGAGAG ATTCGGTGTAATCCACGCCGTATTCACCAACCTGCTCCTGTGGTGCAACGGAGTGATGTCAGAAGCGGAACACTTCCTGGACAACCACAAGAGAAGACTGTATGCACAAGGCTATGGAAACCTCACCATAG TTCACTCAGAGCCTGACTGTAACTGCACCACCAGCGCTTGCTCCATGTTCTCCAACAGCCTCTACTATCTGTATCCCTTCAACATCGAGTATCACATCTTTGTCTCCGCCATGCTCTATGTCATGTGGAAGAACATCGGAAGGGTGATCGACCTCACCTCCAACCGCAAGCGGTCGGCTACCAAGAACCAGGGTCTGATCCTCGGCCCCATCTTGGGTCTGGTGGCCTTGGCCAGCACCATCGGAGTGCTGGTGGTCTACGTGATCCACGTGGAGGAATCCCTGCAGATGCGCCAGTCAGCCATCTCCATGTTCTACTGTTACGGTATAATCATGCTGGTTTTCATGTGCTCAGCCGGAGCCTCTGGTCTGCTCATCTACCGCACTGACCACATGCCGACCGACACCTCTGAGAACCCATCCAGGCAGCTTGACACGGAGCTCCTGTTTGGCTCCTCTGTGGGCTCCTGGCTGATGTCCTGGTGCAGTGTGGTGGCGGTGCTGGGCTCTACCAGCAGCCCGCCGTACCGCTGGACTAACCTCATCTACTCCCTCTTCATCATCCTGGAGAAGTGCGTCCAGAACCTGTTCATCATCGAGTCCCTTTACCGCCATCGAGATGACAGGGAGGATCCCGATCTGCCAGCCACGCCCAAGATCTTCTCTGTGACATCATCCCTCGCCCCTCCGTACAACGGCATCCTCAACAGAGCCTACGAGACGCCAGAAAGGGACTGTGTGACCATGGACAGTGAGCAGGTGGAAAGTGGACAGGTGTACAGAAGTCCTAGGAAGCCTTCCAAGGTGCCCCTGACCGAGGGGACAGTGGTGGAACCGCCGTGCGCCAAGAGGCAGATCCTGAAGAACATTGCTATATTCCTTCTGATGTGCAATATCTCG CTGTGGATCCTTCCCGCCTTTGGCTGCCGGCCACAGTACGACAACGGACTGGAGCAGGAGGCCTTCGGCTTCAGTATATGGACCACAGTTCTCAATTTCGCCGTACCCATGAACCTTTTCTACCGCATGCACTCAGTGGCTTCCCTCTTTGAGGTGTTCCGCAGGGCTTGA
- the zbtb49 gene encoding zinc finger and BTB domain-containing protein 49 isoform X1: protein MKVERPTMDTLSSHSSHLLQQLQEQRIQGLLCDCMLVVKGVCFKAHKNVLAAFSSYFRSLFQNSPSQKNDVFHLVIQDVSGIGQVLDYMYTSHLDINQDNVQALLDIAQCLQVPNLLTMCNAFLKPCPPPADTTSFSILNSEHDCLLGGGLPHHIDLHCPTSEAQRSGCNNNSDPKGLHLPARHGSSNCDGTQAPVEKQLVHGYKLRNFYSKQYFKESAAQNNQESNQGPSPLLDVGDQQQQSQSLVISQGTHSLTPVCSASTAHQIPTCGATMVEKNTTDASSPSTAPSAAAAPNSAPESEDKNKLVRPKKTLYLKKYNYLRSQKALEEMYAESVSEPVLCVPSREIHREEPPTQSQGPEVLPTEGPSRDTEGVQEAAPEIQLPSPPPADLEEDDPKKTSDTLKQTGHKQYCCTVCGKIFKHPSNLELHKRSHTGEKPFQCNVCGKNFSQAGNLQTHLRRHTGEKPYICELCGKSFAAAGDVQRHIVVHTGQKPHLCDICGRGFSNFSNLKDHKKTHTTDKTFTCDQCGKSFNMQRKLLKHKVRHAGDKTHHCDTCGKSFIGSGDLRRHMRSHTGERPYVCDGCGKSFTRSALMRRHSRMHCKGARETSPGTPERPCTSGGSGSASAKPPAPPSSVGPPFSGLMPHTGGSKSSSPHQPRAVGTPSPSGHRHAATTSTCLPELRLLVPHHLLASNHTGKCPPPPPGADHLKLAKHALPQEALYGPYVEGGVVAMEAGGSIVGRAYLHPTDGHSPLTASTKAASGTYRAGEGQLISSVTLWGLAMKTLQNDNDMEP, encoded by the exons ATGAAAG TTGAGCGACCGACCATGGATACGCTGTCCAGTCACAGTTCTCACCTTCTTCAGCAACTCCAAGAGCAGAGGATCCAGGGTCTGCTCTGTGACTGCATGCTTGTGGTCAAAGGTGTCTGCTTCAAAGCTCACAAAAATGTCTTGGCTGCCTTCAGTTCTTATTTCAG GTCCTTGTTCCAAAACTCCCCCAGTCAGAAGAATGATGTGTTTCACCTGGTTATTCAAGATGTCAGTGGCATCGGACAAGTTCTGGACTATATGTACACCTCCCATCTGGACATCAACCAGGATAATGTCCAGGCTCTTCTGGACATCGCCCAGTGTTTGCAGGTCCCAAACCTCCTGACCATGTGCAATGCTTTCCTCAAGCCATGTCCGCCACCAGCAGATACCACATCATTCTCTATTCTGAACTCTGAACATGACTGCCTCTTGGGAGGGGGGCTTCCCCATCACATCGACCTCCACTGCCCTACATCTGAAGCTCAAAGATCAGGCTGCAACAACAACTCGGACCCTAAAGGTCTGCACCTTCCAGCGCGCCATGGCAGCTCAAATTGTGATGGCACACAGGCTCCTGTGGAGAAGCAGTTGGTCCATGGCTACAAACTTCGCAACTTCTATAGCAAGCAGTACTTTAAAGAGAGCGCAGCACAGAACAACCAAGAATCAAATCAAGGCCCCAGCCCTTTGCTGGACGTGGGAGATCAGCAACAGCAGAGTCAATCACTTGTGATCAGCCAAGGCACCCATAGTCTCACCCCTGTGTGCTCCGCGAGCACGGCCCATCAAATACCTACATGCGGGGCCACGATGGTGGAAAAGAATACCACTGACGCATCGTCACCATCCACGGCACCGTCGGCTGCAGCAGCCCCCAATTCAGCCCCTGAATCGGAAGACAAAAACAAGTTGGTGCGCCCCAAGAAGACGCTGTACCTGAAGAAGTACAACTACCTGCGGTCTCAGAAGGCCTTGGAAGAGATGTATGCCGAGTCGGTCAGCGAGCCGGTACTTTGCGTTCCCAGTCGAGAGATCCACCGGGAGGAGCCTCCCACTCAGAGCCAAGGACCGGAGGTTCTCCCCACAGAGGGCCCATCACGGGACACAGAGGGGGTTCAGGAGGCAGCGCCCGAGATCCAGCTACCCAGTCCCCCCCCTGCGGACCTTGAGGAAGACGACCCAAAGAAGACCTCGGACACCCTGAAGCAGACGGGACACAAGCAGTACTGCTGCACCGTGTGTGGAAAGATCTTCAAACACCCCAGCAACCTGGAGCTTCACAAACGCTCCCATACCG GTGAAAAGCCCTTCCAGTGCAACGTTTGCGGAAAGAACTTTTCACAG GCTGGAAACTTACAGACACACTTGCGCCGACACACTGGagagaagccgtacatctgtGAGCTATGCGGGAAGAG CTTTGCTGCAGCAGGAGATGTCCAGCGACATATTGTGGTCCACACCGGCCAGAAGCCACACCTGTGCGATATATGTGGGAGAG GTTTCAGCAACTTCAGCAATCTCAAAGACCACAAAAAGACCCACACCACAGACAAGACATTCACCTGTGACCAGTGTGGAAAGTCTTTCAACATGCAGAGGAAGCTGCTGAAGCACAAGGTCCGCCACGCTGGGGACAAAACGCACCACTGTGACACCTGCG GGAAGTCCTTCATCGGCTCAGGGGACCTGCGCCGCCACATGCGGTCCCACACGGGGGAGAGACCCTACGTCTGCGACGGCTGCGGCAAAAGTTTCACCCGCTCCGCCCTGATGAGAAGACACAGCCGCATGCACTGCAAGGGAGCCCGAGAGACCAGCCCCGGAACCCCGGAGCGGCCCTGCACCTCCGGAGGATCCGGCAGTGCGTCGGCCAAACCCCCAGCGCCTCCGTCCTCCGTGGGTCCGCCCTTCTCCGGCCTGATGCCCCACACGGGGGGAAGCAAGTCTTCATCCCCGCACCAACCCAGAGCTGTAGGGACTCCGTCTCCGAGCGGTCACCGCCACGCtgctaccacctccacctgcctcCCCGAGCTGCGCTTGCTCGTCCCGCACCACCTCCTCGCCTCCAACCACACGGGGAAGtgtccgccgccgcctcctggCGCCGACCACCTTAAGCTGGCCAAACATGCCCTGCCGCAGGAGGCCCTCTATGGCCCCTATGTGGAGGGCGGCGTGGTGGCCATGGAGGCGGGTGGCAGTATCGTAGGGAGGGCCTACCTCCATCCAACAGACGGTCACAGTCCGCTCACAGCGTCCACTAAGGCCGCTAGTGGCACCTACAGGGCAGGGGAGGGTCAGTTAATCTCCAGCGTTACCTTATGGGGCCTGGCTATGAAGACTCTGCAGAATGACAATGACATGGAGCCGTGA
- the lyar gene encoding cell growth-regulating nucleolar protein: MVFFTCNACGESLKKVQVEKHVNMCRGCEVLSCIDCGKDFWGNDYRNHLKCITEDQKYGGKGFEAKSNKGEVKQQQWIQRIHDAMNKPGVSQKMKDILSQVSSYDNVPRKKAKFQNWMKNSLRMTNPNLQDEVWEIFSAATTNGAEASKLNTTAEDTPAEVKVQNESEELAPKEEKKKLNKRERKEARQQKNGKTKKGAENAPAVEHGEKVKKRKHASEEANGDETSTKKRKKSKDCSEDDQDESQSADEVEEREASKGKFNWKGTIKAVIRQSTDQEISVKKLKKKVLAAYYTFSGESNFKSEEQLMALFNKKIKGNPKFKVLKDKVKLVN; this comes from the exons ATGGTATTTTTCACCTGTAATGCGTGTGGCGAATCGCTGAAGAAAGTACAAGTTGAGAAACACGTGAATATGTGTAGAGGATGCGAAGTTCTCTCTTGTATAGACTGTGGGAAAGACTTTTG GGGCAATGACTACAGAAATCACTTAAAATGCATCACTGAAGACCAGAAGTATGGAGGGAAGGGCTTTGAGGCGAAGTCTAACAAAGGCGAAGTTAAACAGCAGCAGTGGATCCAG AGGATTCATGATGCCATGAACAAACCAGGAGTAAGTCAAAAGATGAAGGACATCCTCAGTCAAGTCAGTTCATATGATAACGTCCCAAGAAAGAAAGCCAAGTTTCAG AACTGGATGAAAAACAGTTTGAGAATGACCAATCCGAATCTACAGGATGAAGTCTGGGAAATTTTTTCTGCAGCTACGACCAAT GGAGCCGAAGCCTCCAAGCTGAATACCACAGCTGAAGATACTCCAGCTGAGGTGAAGGTGCAGAATGAATCAGAGGAGCTGGCTCctaaagaggagaagaagaagctgaacaAGAGGGAGCGTAAAGAGGCCAGGCAGCAGAAGAACGGGAAGACGAAGAAGGGTGCTGAAAATGCCCCTGCCGTCGAACATGGAGAAAAggtgaagaaaagaaaacatgccTCAGAAGAAGCAAATGGAGACGAGACGTCCAcaaagaaaaggaagaaaagcAAGGACTGCTCTGAAG ATGACCAAGATGAAAGCCAATCGGCAGATGAGGTTGAGGAGCGAGAAGCTTCCAAAG GCAAATTCAACTGGAAGGGAACAATTAAGGCTGTCATCAGACAATCAACTGACCAAGAGATTTCGGTGAAAAAACTCAAAAAGAAG GTTTTGGCAGCATACTACACTTTCAGCGGTGAGAGCAATTTCAAATCAGAGGAGCAGTTGATGGCCCTTTTCAACAAGAAGATCAAGGGAAATCCAAAATTCAAGGTTTTGAAAGACAAAGTTAAACTTGTAAATTAA